A section of the Methanobrevibacter arboriphilus JCM 13429 = DSM 1125 genome encodes:
- a CDS encoding phage baseplate protein: MTNTIFHGIIIRKEGIQYKVNLDTGTQISYVANATSFNVDIGDRVVVSFIGYNNKPVITNVYNKTNNGDIDCRSVEKIIKISTSGLIDTYKIDYNKPPLESFFTVTNGQDGVDGKGYPLLTSVTSNTISGLGTYTFTVSKNQNEVSYAVGDIIKIQAINSTFVYIIGRITSYTNRTLVINVSYANNGGTFNNWNIGLSGERGELSDMVNLIYPIGSPFFSFLIDENPNIRFPGTNWVRIEENTYLVSAGPNLVGMTPTGSNNKTLTVSNLPNHNHSGSISSVSLTTNSNGSHTHKGYTNQVYQSGTNRTGFWNSGGEESASTFTQSSGEHIHSINAHGHNLTINSNGSGETFDNRPKSLAIYMWRRIN, translated from the coding sequence TTGACTAATACTATTTTTCATGGTATAATAATACGAAAAGAAGGAATTCAATATAAGGTTAATCTTGATACTGGAACCCAAATATCTTATGTGGCTAATGCAACAAGTTTTAATGTTGATATTGGAGATAGGGTTGTAGTGTCATTTATTGGTTATAACAATAAGCCTGTGATTACTAACGTCTATAATAAAACAAATAATGGTGATATTGATTGTCGTAGTGTTGAAAAGATAATTAAGATAAGTACATCAGGGTTAATCGACACATATAAAATAGATTATAATAAACCTCCGTTAGAATCTTTTTTCACAGTTACTAATGGACAAGATGGTGTTGATGGAAAGGGATATCCTTTACTAACAAGTGTAACGAGTAATACAATATCTGGGCTTGGAACTTACACTTTTACAGTTTCAAAAAATCAGAATGAAGTATCATATGCAGTTGGAGACATTATAAAAATACAGGCCATAAATAGTACATTTGTATATATAATAGGTAGAATAACAAGTTACACGAACAGAACACTTGTTATAAATGTTTCTTATGCTAATAATGGTGGTACTTTTAACAATTGGAATATAGGGCTTAGTGGTGAGAGAGGTGAATTATCAGATATGGTTAATCTAATATATCCTATTGGAAGTCCTTTTTTTTCATTTTTAATAGATGAAAATCCAAATATTAGATTTCCTGGAACTAATTGGGTGAGAATAGAAGAAAATACTTATCTTGTAAGTGCAGGTCCTAATCTAGTTGGTATGACTCCAACAGGGAGTAATAATAAAACTTTAACAGTTAGCAATTTGCCAAATCATAATCATAGTGGTAGTATTAGTTCTGTGTCATTAACAACAAACTCTAATGGTAGTCATACACATAAAGGTTATACTAATCAAGTTTATCAATCAGGTACTAATCGTACTGGGTTTTGGAATAGTGGGGGAGAAGAATCTGCTAGTACATTTACTCAATCATCTGGTGAGCACATACATTCGATTAATGCTCATGGACATAATTTAACAATAAATAGTAATGGTTCAGGAGAGACATTTGATAATAGACCAAAATCTCTTGCGATTTATATGTGGAGAAGAATTAACTGA
- a CDS encoding baseplate J/gp47 family protein: protein MVEVEEKIFTRVDGTERRFTEIVEENIDRVSKSYYTGVATVNDFSNGSMNLFELVNQSDCQYDIEFYMETIKQELLFKYATGDALDDFGAQKGIYREEANFSTSNVLLTLANSLNTPITIFEGTEISTDDTIIFLLAEDVKFEVGQTTANAEIICEEAGSIGNVKAGSINIILTDLPYDLTVTNLNDITDGVDEEDDDSYRDRIVDSHLNYPVGTVKWYEKVAETLVSNAYYHKLSPTNGEIVYKPTSNVTNTDLANLFNQKENDIVNLTINFSPANPRSVIDNGMSIIVHVRSGYSFSVIKTQIINAVSNYVVNLKLGEVFKPSCVGYLCESVEGIQFTQLTGYEEINLENDEYAVIEGDLQVIQG, encoded by the coding sequence ATGGTAGAAGTTGAGGAAAAGATATTCACGAGGGTTGATGGAACAGAAAGACGATTTACTGAGATAGTAGAAGAAAATATCGACCGTGTAAGTAAATCTTATTATACTGGGGTTGCGACAGTTAATGATTTTAGTAATGGTAGTATGAATCTTTTTGAGCTTGTTAATCAATCTGATTGTCAATATGATATTGAATTTTACATGGAAACAATTAAGCAAGAATTATTATTTAAATATGCTACTGGTGATGCACTTGATGATTTTGGTGCCCAAAAAGGAATATATCGAGAAGAAGCAAATTTTAGTACAAGCAATGTATTATTAACTCTTGCTAACAGTCTTAATACTCCTATAACTATTTTTGAAGGAACAGAAATATCAACAGATGACACAATAATATTTTTACTCGCAGAAGATGTTAAATTTGAAGTAGGACAAACAACAGCAAATGCAGAGATAATCTGTGAAGAAGCAGGTAGTATAGGGAATGTAAAAGCAGGTAGCATTAATATTATTCTAACAGACCTTCCTTATGATTTAACAGTTACCAATTTAAATGATATAACTGATGGGGTGGATGAAGAAGATGATGATTCATATAGGGATCGTATTGTTGATTCTCATCTTAATTATCCTGTGGGTACTGTTAAATGGTATGAAAAAGTAGCTGAAACCCTTGTAAGCAATGCTTATTATCATAAATTATCTCCTACTAATGGTGAAATAGTTTACAAACCAACCTCCAATGTAACGAATACTGATTTAGCTAATTTGTTTAATCAAAAAGAAAATGATATAGTTAATTTAACAATTAATTTTTCTCCAGCAAATCCTAGAAGTGTCATTGATAATGGTATGAGTATAATTGTTCATGTACGAAGTGGCTATAGTTTTAGTGTGATAAAAACCCAAATAATAAATGCTGTTAGTAATTATGTGGTTAATTTAAAATTAGGAGAAGTTTTTAAACCATCATGTGTTGGATATCTTTGTGAATCAGTTGAAGGTATCCAATTCACACAATTAACTGGTTATGAAGAAATTAATCTTGAAAATGATGAGTATGCTGTCATTGAAGGAGATTTACAAGTAATACAAGGGTGA
- a CDS encoding transglutaminase domain-containing protein, translated as MATFKGCEVDAGVNWIVDKNTITITCRPSRGPWNKKLTTHTWKNYCTECGVSGKLSGHGNCHGKWGKNGQIWCTECRADFCGVTGKELSNISRSTLKKSNKTSSTVTKQETNINDKKQALVELKKDYKEKNTPKKDFKLTIPPLKGVSEGRYIELRPPLVEKTKTFFIGAIDTGQEDMQLTLYDKIPSPGTEYSENKSNGTSSVTVSDANSQIEKTIMLKGKSLKKSNNLDTVKAIYNWLRHDGGNGKYEYKYYYNWSDNGSGNPFTLNTSYLKKNWEDHTGNCVWFAWTFYLMCKGAGVKVNIINGTGIWSNGSYGHLWNKYGGKVYDCSSSFCKKYIQQKVVK; from the coding sequence TTGGCAACATTTAAAGGATGTGAAGTTGATGCAGGGGTTAATTGGATAGTAGATAAAAATACTATAACAATCACTTGTCGTCCTTCACGTGGACCTTGGAATAAAAAATTAACCACTCACACTTGGAAAAATTATTGCACTGAATGTGGAGTATCTGGTAAACTTTCAGGACATGGTAATTGTCATGGCAAATGGGGTAAAAATGGTCAAATATGGTGTACTGAATGTAGAGCTGATTTTTGTGGCGTCACTGGTAAAGAATTATCTAATATATCTAGAAGCACTCTTAAAAAATCTAATAAAACTAGTTCAACAGTTACTAAACAAGAAACAAATATTAATGATAAAAAACAGGCACTTGTTGAATTGAAAAAGGATTATAAGGAAAAAAATACACCTAAAAAAGATTTTAAACTAACCATACCTCCATTAAAGGGTGTTAGTGAGGGACGTTATATTGAATTACGTCCCCCATTAGTTGAAAAGACTAAAACCTTTTTTATTGGGGCAATAGATACAGGTCAAGAAGATATGCAATTAACACTTTATGATAAAATACCTTCACCTGGGACAGAATATTCTGAAAATAAAAGTAATGGTACTAGTAGTGTTACTGTATCAGATGCTAACAGTCAAATTGAAAAAACCATAATGTTAAAAGGTAAATCATTGAAAAAAAGCAACAATTTGGATACTGTAAAAGCAATATACAATTGGTTAAGACATGATGGGGGAAACGGAAAATATGAATATAAATATTATTATAATTGGTCGGATAATGGATCCGGTAACCCATTTACGCTTAATACTAGTTATTTGAAAAAAAATTGGGAAGATCACACAGGAAATTGTGTTTGGTTTGCATGGACATTTTATTTAATGTGCAAAGGAGCTGGAGTAAAAGTTAATATTATTAATGGAACAGGTATTTGGAGTAATGGTTCTTATGGTCATCTTTGGAATAAATACGGTGGGAAAGTATATGATTGTAGTTCAAGCTTTTGTAAAAAATATATTCAACAAAAAGTGGTGAAATAA
- a CDS encoding XkdQ/YqbQ family protein encodes MTAKLYTKYQELDKITSTSNTFNEIPMLTDWSIKRDWNKAGSLTFKSPIKLSPGTHVKLVSPHHRTFGGQIIKRNHETGDFYSYDCLDYKRFLLSTATISYNNQTTSNIVKLLFIKYLKKGNGIFKLKLGKTKTIFPSLSFQDKTLLEIISNLINLEYKKGTLIFFDVDENGNLIYKPYPQKMKGYSLKSAIKFTDTLDYSDIITGGILMDANYNTIKSFDNNNLKAIWGNIELAKILSDNPKPSDDGDKEDSDIKKIIDDINKNLRNTSYSSCDCFCMSDNIFSRLKSNKIPCKIISYYSKYASSGTHRTVQYKNSKGWKDFDYTGFTRLLKPMSTRKNLKTYKIYKR; translated from the coding sequence ATGACTGCAAAACTCTACACAAAGTATCAAGAATTGGATAAAATAACCAGTACAAGTAACACTTTCAATGAAATACCTATGTTAACAGATTGGAGTATTAAAAGAGATTGGAATAAAGCTGGAAGCCTAACATTCAAATCACCCATTAAACTATCACCTGGAACTCATGTTAAATTAGTTAGTCCTCATCATAGAACTTTTGGTGGTCAAATAATAAAAAGAAATCATGAAACAGGAGATTTTTACTCCTATGATTGTTTAGATTACAAACGATTTTTACTAAGCACTGCTACAATTTCATATAATAATCAAACAACAAGTAATATTGTGAAGTTATTGTTTATTAAATATCTTAAGAAGGGTAATGGAATATTCAAACTAAAATTAGGCAAAACAAAAACAATATTTCCTAGTTTGAGTTTTCAGGACAAAACATTACTTGAAATTATAAGTAATCTAATCAATCTTGAATATAAAAAAGGCACTCTTATTTTTTTTGATGTTGATGAAAACGGAAACCTAATATATAAACCATATCCTCAAAAAATGAAAGGTTACAGTCTTAAAAGTGCAATTAAATTCACTGATACTTTGGATTACTCTGATATTATTACTGGTGGGATTTTAATGGATGCTAATTATAATACTATTAAATCTTTTGATAATAATAATTTAAAAGCAATATGGGGAAATATAGAGTTAGCAAAAATATTATCTGATAATCCTAAACCTTCTGATGATGGAGATAAAGAAGATTCTGATATTAAAAAGATAATAGATGATATCAATAAGAATCTTAGGAATACTTCTTATTCTAGTTGTGATTGTTTTTGTATGAGTGATAATATTTTTAGTAGGCTTAAATCTAATAAAATCCCTTGTAAAATAATATCATACTATTCAAAATATGCTAGTAGTGGAACACATCGTACTGTACAATACAAAAACAGTAAAGGATGGAAAGACTTTGATTATACAGGATTCACAAGACTACTAAAACCAATGAGTACGCGAAAAAATCTTAAAACATATAAGATCTACAAAAGGTGA
- a CDS encoding phage tail protein: protein MTSENNQINISTNIDDSSLEKLQTSLKELQNGSVGIFVDGSTLDNASISLENFKSLCTELTYQINVLIPSLGGLSGAVQSSIETFSTAGESLLTFSETLVNIRDALENFDDVLKSVGVKFKFLGEGGAINKSLASIRSAFETTGGKIRGFGEVIKNTFGNASSKIGTFLTNTGSKLKNLGSAFLASGKGALTAAGNYVKSGAMAAASAIKTGVLTLATYAQAAAQTILNVVMSLNPIFLIVIAIVALIAALVYLYYNCEQLKAIIDGLWQGLQYVANIIWESLIGAWHALIEALTGAYLAIVTFVTGAIAWIAQLPAMIWSYLSLIISQIISWGLNILSVGLNVARNFVNTVVSFFTTLPNRIYSAISGVAGKVISVFSNAGQAAWNAFVSALDSISGGLASIAINSISGNNPAGSPYEENYKNDLAGSPFEESSNSMLYPSNKSTNIINLNGLVTERDVVNYLVDLLDKKDNLEGLRTMGVV, encoded by the coding sequence ATGACAAGTGAAAACAATCAAATCAATATCAGTACAAATATTGATGATTCTTCTTTAGAAAAATTACAAACAAGCCTTAAAGAATTGCAAAATGGATCAGTTGGTATTTTTGTTGATGGGTCAACATTAGATAATGCATCAATTAGTTTAGAAAACTTTAAATCTTTATGCACTGAATTAACATATCAAATCAATGTTTTAATTCCTTCTTTAGGAGGACTATCTGGAGCAGTTCAATCATCTATAGAAACTTTTTCGACTGCTGGAGAATCTCTTTTAACTTTTTCAGAAACTTTAGTAAATATAAGAGATGCTTTAGAAAACTTTGATGACGTTCTTAAATCTGTTGGGGTAAAATTTAAATTTCTTGGAGAAGGAGGAGCAATAAATAAATCATTAGCTAGTATACGTTCTGCTTTTGAAACTACTGGGGGTAAAATTCGTGGTTTTGGGGAAGTTATTAAAAATACTTTTGGAAATGCTAGTTCTAAAATAGGAACGTTTTTAACAAACACTGGATCAAAACTAAAAAATCTTGGAAGTGCATTTTTAGCCTCTGGTAAAGGAGCATTGACTGCAGCAGGTAATTATGTTAAATCTGGAGCGATGGCAGCAGCAAGTGCTATAAAAACAGGTGTTTTAACTTTGGCAACTTATGCTCAAGCTGCAGCACAGACGATTCTTAATGTTGTTATGAGCTTAAATCCAATTTTTTTAATTGTTATCGCAATTGTGGCACTAATAGCTGCTCTTGTTTATCTTTATTATAATTGTGAACAATTGAAAGCGATTATTGATGGATTATGGCAAGGTTTACAGTATGTAGCAAATATAATATGGGAATCATTAATTGGAGCTTGGCATGCTCTTATAGAAGCATTAACTGGAGCATATTTAGCTATTGTAACTTTTGTAACGGGTGCAATTGCCTGGATTGCTCAATTACCTGCTATGATTTGGTCATATTTGAGTTTAATAATATCTCAAATAATCTCTTGGGGACTTAATATTTTAAGTGTAGGTTTAAATGTTGCAAGAAACTTTGTTAACACGGTTGTTAGCTTTTTCACAACTTTGCCAAACAGAATTTACAGTGCGATTAGTGGTGTTGCAGGTAAAGTTATAAGTGTTTTCAGCAATGCAGGACAAGCAGCTTGGAATGCTTTTGTATCAGCATTGGATTCTATTAGTGGAGGCTTAGCGAGTATAGCTATTAATTCAATTAGTGGAAATAATCCTGCGGGTAGTCCTTATGAAGAAAATTATAAAAATGATCTTGCAGGTAGTCCTTTTGAAGAGTCTAGTAATAGTATGCTGTATCCTTCAAATAAGAGTACTAATATTATTAATTTAAATGGTTTAGTTACTGAAAGGGATGTTGTTAATTATCTTGTTGATTTATTAGATAAAAAAGATAATCTTGAAGGTTTAAGAACTATGGGAGTTGTTTAA
- a CDS encoding AAA family ATPase encodes MDKQTFEDIIDETGTIFRDIDVFGPNYLPEIYKYRDKQLYEMVSFCRGLKNGHPPQNMMLVGKYATGKTSTILKYFNLIEERFNNVLCVHINCQVNKTEYKVFTQIYKRLFGENVNVNGLSTFNIFEKLMKEIRKDNKILIVALDDFDFIKNDKELNKTLYNLLRAHETYNNAKISVITITSQRKSIILNDSVISSFHPVEINFPRYTHSQIFDILKHRCIAGFYPGVISEKLINLASDYTFEREDLRYGIKLLSKAGERAETYGSSKITEDYIY; translated from the coding sequence ATGGATAAACAGACATTTGAAGATATTATTGATGAAACTGGGACTATTTTTAGAGATATTGATGTTTTTGGCCCAAATTATTTGCCAGAAATATATAAATATAGAGATAAACAGTTATATGAAATGGTTAGCTTTTGTAGAGGGCTTAAAAATGGACATCCTCCTCAAAATATGATGTTAGTAGGTAAATATGCAACTGGAAAAACATCTACAATATTGAAATACTTTAATTTAATAGAAGAAAGATTTAATAATGTTTTGTGTGTCCATATAAATTGTCAAGTTAATAAAACTGAATATAAAGTGTTTACTCAAATTTATAAAAGACTTTTTGGTGAAAATGTAAATGTTAATGGGTTATCTACTTTTAATATCTTTGAAAAATTAATGAAAGAGATTAGAAAAGACAATAAAATATTGATAGTAGCATTAGATGACTTTGATTTTATAAAAAATGATAAAGAGTTAAATAAAACATTATACAATCTTTTGAGAGCTCATGAAACATATAATAATGCTAAGATTTCAGTGATAACTATAACTTCGCAACGTAAAAGTATTATTCTAAATGATAGTGTTATTTCTAGCTTTCATCCAGTCGAGATCAATTTTCCAAGATATACTCATTCTCAAATATTTGATATTCTTAAACATAGGTGTATTGCAGGATTTTATCCCGGTGTAATATCTGAAAAACTCATTAATTTAGCTAGTGATTATACTTTTGAGCGAGAAGATTTACGTTATGGTATTAAGTTATTAAGTAAAGCAGGTGAACGTGCTGAAACTTATGGTTCTAGTAAGATTACTGAAGATTATATATACTAA
- a CDS encoding DUF6891 domain-containing protein: MDKELIQEINYEISILIDSGFYYNDEILEIIEEQFIDEDIPLDILNNMILDRYNENISKQKDWEEKTDFDRLRECFNQINKEKIIAIHNAGYTIDEGVHDAFEVFHHLKSKNMSPEGFCFYNFQDIEVAINYNLLNIAFGDFTDNEEKSLDIGKKITNIFKINSFSVKWNEDINTRIEINPFKWEKSFDNQEYEMEGAFNSYLKNYK, translated from the coding sequence ATGGATAAAGAATTAATCCAAGAAATAAATTATGAAATATCAATATTAATTGATTCTGGTTTTTATTACAATGATGAGATACTTGAAATTATAGAAGAACAGTTTATTGATGAAGATATACCATTAGATATTCTTAATAATATGATATTAGATAGATATAATGAAAATATATCTAAACAAAAGGATTGGGAAGAAAAAACTGACTTTGATAGACTTAGAGAGTGTTTTAATCAGATTAATAAAGAAAAGATAATAGCTATCCATAATGCAGGTTATACTATAGATGAAGGTGTTCATGATGCTTTTGAAGTGTTCCATCATCTTAAATCTAAAAATATGTCTCCTGAGGGATTTTGTTTTTATAATTTTCAAGATATAGAAGTAGCTATTAATTATAATCTGTTAAATATTGCTTTTGGAGATTTTACAGACAATGAAGAAAAATCATTAGATATAGGTAAAAAAATAACTAATATTTTTAAAATAAATAGCTTTTCTGTTAAATGGAATGAAGATATTAATACAAGAATTGAAATTAATCCATTTAAGTGGGAGAAATCCTTTGATAATCAAGAATATGAAATGGAAGGAGCTTTTAATTCTTATTTAAAGAACTATAAATAA
- a CDS encoding DUF6882 domain-containing protein, whose product MKEKAIKIEDSDSFQTIFTKYGAIALDKQECFGEIIGDTIGNLNIDDGVISFGDDLEFPVQIIGTLSNENNKWHWAWDNEEVNFTENLIKESFDVKKIGEKYSIGQFITDVFDADLLESHLIAMTVSGIMDDDAYYAVDLGEITIFVTIKSDKIQKDNSIERFINVYNKFQKEFDVKPRLAFEGYTKLRGYKYKERDEFSVAKIDESRVIVGFSERGNVTHIQTLLE is encoded by the coding sequence ATGAAAGAAAAGGCAATAAAAATAGAGGATTCAGATTCATTCCAAACAATATTCACAAAATATGGGGCAATAGCTTTAGATAAGCAAGAATGCTTTGGTGAAATTATTGGAGATACTATTGGGAATTTAAATATTGATGATGGAGTTATATCTTTTGGAGATGATTTAGAATTTCCAGTACAAATAATTGGAACTTTATCCAATGAAAATAATAAGTGGCATTGGGCATGGGATAATGAAGAGGTAAACTTCACTGAAAATTTAATCAAAGAGTCTTTTGATGTTAAAAAAATTGGTGAAAAATATAGTATTGGTCAGTTTATTACCGATGTATTTGATGCTGATTTACTTGAATCTCATTTGATAGCTATGACTGTTTCAGGTATTATGGATGATGATGCTTATTATGCAGTTGATCTGGGAGAAATTACAATCTTTGTAACTATTAAATCTGATAAAATTCAAAAAGATAACTCAATTGAAAGATTTATAAATGTTTATAATAAGTTTCAAAAAGAATTTGATGTTAAACCAAGACTTGCATTTGAAGGTTATACTAAACTTAGAGGATATAAATATAAGGAAAGAGATGAGTTTTCAGTAGCTAAAATTGATGAATCAAGAGTTATAGTTGGATTTTCAGAAAGAGGTAATGTAACTCATATTCAAACTCTGTTAGAATAA
- a CDS encoding TipAS antibiotic-recognition domain-containing protein: MVSDKDLFDGMSEDNKNRYKKDTINRYGKRSFKKADKKLKKMNPAEWENYQSNLNNLIQEIANSMDKNEYNSKKIQKLIFKHFKLVGTLNPTNKESYIELANLYCEHEDFIVFFDNYHKGLAEFMSKAMIYFANNDSRN, encoded by the coding sequence ATGGTTTCTGATAAAGATCTTTTTGATGGAATGAGTGAAGATAATAAAAATAGGTATAAAAAAGATACGATCAATCGATATGGTAAGCGTTCATTTAAAAAAGCTGATAAAAAACTTAAAAAGATGAACCCTGCTGAATGGGAAAATTATCAATCTAACTTAAACAATTTAATTCAAGAAATAGCAAACTCTATGGATAAAAATGAATATAATTCAAAAAAAATTCAAAAATTAATATTTAAACATTTTAAATTAGTTGGGACTTTGAATCCAACAAATAAAGAATCTTATATTGAACTAGCAAATCTTTACTGTGAACATGAAGATTTTATAGTATTTTTTGATAATTATCATAAAGGATTGGCCGAGTTTATGTCTAAAGCTATGATCTATTTTGCAAATAATGATTCTAGAAATTAA
- a CDS encoding NAD(P)H-dependent oxidoreductase, with amino-acid sequence MKIMAFSGSPNKEGSTNTIIKKILNTADENNHETALVSLNSLNINPCQACGYCKENESCD; translated from the coding sequence ATGAAAATTATGGCATTTTCAGGAAGTCCTAATAAGGAAGGTAGTACAAATACAATAATTAAGAAAATACTTAACACAGCAGATGAAAATAACCACGAAACTGCATTAGTATCTTTAAACAGTTTAAATATAAATCCTTGTCAAGCTTGTGGATACTGCAAAGAAAATGAATCATGTGATTAG
- a CDS encoding flavodoxin family protein, protein MNKIHKEMEDADYIIIGSPIYFGEVTAQTKLFTDRFYSIYNNKNRNVDGKKVILIYTQGNPDAKVYEEYTKNQKAFLYDFMNFDVVNTLIAAGIHSKEDLNQKNEILKEAENIAMRIT, encoded by the coding sequence ATAAATAAAATTCATAAAGAAATGGAGGATGCAGATTATATTATTATTGGATCACCAATTTATTTTGGTGAAGTTACAGCACAAACTAAACTATTCACAGATAGATTTTATAGTATATACAATAATAAAAATAGAAATGTTGATGGGAAAAAAGTTATTTTAATATATACTCAAGGAAACCCTGATGCTAAAGTTTATGAAGAATATACCAAAAATCAAAAAGCGTTTTTATATGATTTTATGAATTTTGATGTGGTGAATACATTAATAGCTGCAGGAATTCATTCAAAAGAAGATTTAAACCAGAAAAATGAAATACTTAAAGAAGCTGAAAATATTGCAATGAGAATTACTTAA
- a CDS encoding FAD-dependent oxidoreductase, producing the protein MFNGKHISYWLDSTEMKNYSSLKEEIKVDVAIIGGGIAGITTGFILKKQGFNVALIESNRIVGDVTAGTTAKITITSGLIYSNLLSKFGKDFALKFYMANFDAFNTISNIVNEFNIDCDYRVSSLYLYSSDENSFHLIKNEYDSLEELGVHAKLTDELPYPHKGLGILHDNQGEFHPKKYLNFLADSIDGDGSFVFEKTRAFTIEDAPNDSFYDSDLKKISNGNDSDLKLIHTENGNILANFVVVATNSPIYDPDSVCNFMYQNKSYIMGIYTNKNKDSGMFVDINPFHSYRSTNTDKGEMVIVGGEHHDIGEVEDTWECYKNLSNYIEEIFDTTDIEYFWSNQDNRSVDEVPIIGETSHNGVYIATGFGSWGMTTGTISANVISQLILNKLGKKRLKLNERKENLRIDDYIDIFDPQRFKDKEGHKDIEKCLNTFDRGSEIENSDIYELSDEESQLLSKYLLELNFEEAKIVNIGNHSVAIYKDIDSNFYGVESRSTHSGCTLVWNTAEKSWECPKFGSRFSFNGKVIHGPAIYDLKSYI; encoded by the coding sequence TTGTTTAATGGAAAACACATCTCTTACTGGTTAGACAGTACAGAAATGAAAAACTATTCTTCTCTTAAAGAAGAGATAAAAGTTGATGTTGCTATTATTGGTGGGGGAATAGCTGGAATAACAACAGGGTTTATTCTTAAAAAACAAGGGTTCAATGTTGCTTTAATTGAATCTAATCGTATTGTTGGTGATGTTACTGCTGGAACAACAGCTAAAATCACTATTACATCTGGCTTAATCTATAGCAATCTTTTATCTAAATTTGGAAAAGATTTTGCTTTAAAATTTTATATGGCAAATTTTGATGCTTTTAATACCATTAGTAATATTGTCAATGAATTTAATATTGATTGTGATTATAGAGTTTCTTCTTTGTATTTATATTCTTCTGATGAAAATTCTTTTCATTTAATTAAAAATGAGTATGATTCATTAGAAGAGCTTGGAGTTCATGCAAAACTCACCGATGAATTACCATATCCTCATAAAGGATTAGGGATATTACATGATAATCAAGGTGAATTTCATCCAAAAAAATACTTAAATTTTTTAGCTGATTCTATTGATGGTGATGGTTCTTTTGTTTTTGAAAAAACACGAGCTTTCACTATTGAAGATGCTCCAAATGATTCATTCTATGATTCTGATTTGAAAAAGATTTCTAATGGTAATGATAGTGATTTAAAATTGATTCATACTGAAAATGGAAATATTTTAGCTAACTTCGTAGTTGTAGCTACTAATTCTCCTATATATGATCCAGATTCTGTATGTAATTTTATGTATCAAAATAAGTCATATATAATGGGAATTTATACTAATAAAAATAAAGATTCTGGTATGTTTGTAGATATTAACCCATTTCATTCTTATAGATCAACTAATACTGATAAGGGAGAAATGGTTATTGTTGGTGGTGAACATCATGATATTGGTGAGGTTGAAGATACTTGGGAGTGTTATAAAAACTTAAGTAATTATATTGAAGAAATTTTCGATACAACTGATATTGAATATTTTTGGTCTAATCAGGACAATAGATCTGTAGATGAGGTTCCTATAATTGGTGAAACTTCACATAATGGTGTTTATATAGCTACTGGTTTTGGAAGCTGGGGAATGACTACTGGAACTATATCAGCTAATGTTATTTCTCAATTAATATTAAATAAACTTGGTAAAAAGAGATTAAAACTTAATGAAAGAAAAGAAAATTTAAGAATAGATGATTATATTGATATTTTTGATCCTCAAAGATTTAAAGATAAAGAAGGTCATAAAGATATTGAAAAATGTTTAAATACATTTGATAGAGGATCTGAGATTGAAAATTCTGATATTTATGAGTTAAGTGATGAGGAATCTCAACTTTTATCTAAGTATTTATTAGAATTAAATTTTGAAGAAGCAAAAATTGTTAATATTGGAAATCATTCAGTAGCAATTTATAAAGATATTGATTCTAATTTTTATGGGGTTGAATCAAGATCTACTCATAGTGGTTGTACTCTTGTTTGGAATACAGCTGAAAAATCATGGGAATGCCCTAAATTTGGATCAAGATTTAGTTTTAATGGGAAAGTGATCCATGGACCTGCAATTTATGATTTAAAATCATATATTTAA